The genomic interval CATAGCGGCCAATAGAGACTCTTTCGGCAACCATTTTGGAGACAGCCAGTGGTATTCCTGCTGTGGTTAAGACCAGTGCAGTCATATAGACCGGAAATACCATATAGAACAATCCGTACGCTTCACTACCGATATAATGCATAATCAGGTATTGGTAGACAAACCCGAGCAGACGGTTGACCAGATTCGCCCCAAAAAGAATGACTGCACCATAAATGAGGTTGTTTCTGGGCATTTTTTCCTCCCTGACCGGTACTCTGTCAGAGTACATATAGTTGATTTCTATTCAACTTATGCGCTGGGAAAGGAGGTCATGCTCCAAGTTTTTTCAGGGATGCAGTTTTTTTTAGAGGATTTGTGGAAACCGCAGAGAATTAAAGAGAATTAAACATGTTATAATTTAATATTGAGTGATGTTCGAGTGCAATAGTCTTGTTTAAGTCAAGTTATTAAAAAGAATAGACAAAGGGGAGATTATTCTTGAAAAGCTATGACACCAAGAGTATTCGTAATATCTGTCTTGTTGGGCACGGAGGTTCAGGTAAAACGTCACTGGTAGAGGCCATGCTTTTTAATGCCGGAGTAACGAACCGCATCGGGAAAGTAAACGATGGAAACACCGTCTCAGATTACCTTCAAGAGGAAGTACAACGTCACATTTCAATTAGCACTTCATTAATTCCGATCGAGCATAAGGATGTTAAAGTTAATGTTCTCGATACACCCGGTTATTCCGATTTTATCGGTGAAGTCATCAGCGCTTTGCGCGTCGTGGAAACAAGTGTTTTTGTGATCAGCGGGGTTGATGGTTTAGAAGTTCAGGCCGAGATCATCTGGGATCTGGTCGAAGAAAAACAAATTCCTAAAATTATTTTTATCAATAAACTGGACAGAGAAAATGCCAATGCAGAAAAGGTACTGGATCAGCTGAAATCAACTTATTCGAATACTCGTTTTGTTCAAATGCAGATTCCAATTGGCAAAGAGGCAGGATTCGAAGGTGTAGTTGGTCTGTTCCAAACCGACATACCTGATCAATATACAGATGATATTGCCGTATTGAAAGAAGCACTGGCTGAAGCTGCAGCTGAAGCCGATGATGACATCCTGATGAAATATCTGGATGGAGAGTCCCTGAATGATGAAGAATTAAAGACGATCACAGCCAAAGGGCTTGCTCAGAATATGATCGTTCCGGTTTTATTCGGTTCGGTAGAAAAAAATCTGGGCGTGAAGGAATTCATTCAATTCCTGGCAGACAATGTGCCTGCGCCTACACCTATCGACAAAAAAGCCGCGTTGGTCTTTAAGACACTTGCCGACCCCTATCTCGGCAAAATGACTTTCTTCAAAGCTTATGGCGGAATGTTTACCAGTGAGACAGTTGTCTACAATGCGAACCGGGAAGTCGAGGAGAAACTCGGCCAGCTGTTTTATCTGAGAGGGAAGAACCAGGATAATACGGCCAGCGTCCAAGCCGGCGATATTGCCGTCGTTGCGAAACTTCAGGAGACAAAAACAGGAGATACTTTTACAACGAAAGAGAAAGGTATCCAGCTGAACGGAATCGAATTTCCAAAACCAGCGCTATCGCTTTCTGTCAAACCGAAGAGCAAGGGTGATGAAGATAAGCTCGGATCCGCGCTGGCTAGGTTAGTCGATGAAGATCCGACCATCAGCGTCGGCAAAAACACAGAAACTAAACAGACGATTTTAAGCGGGCTCGGTGAAATGCAGCTCGATATTGTTGGTGAAAAACTGGCCAGAAAATTTGGTGTTGCCGTCGAGACCGAAGTACCGAAAGTCCCTTACAGAGAAACGATCAAAAAATTGGTGCAAGTTGAAGGTAAACACAAGAAACAAAGCGGCGGCCATGGCCAATACGGACACGTTTGGATTAAGATGCAGCCAAACCCGGAAAAAGACTTTGAATTTAAAGAAGAAGTTTTCGGTGGAGCGGTTCCAAGAAACTATTTCCCTGCTGTTGAAAAAGGTCTGCGCGAAGCAGTTGCTGATGGTTTCCTGGCTGGCTATCCGATGACGAATGTAAAATTCACGTTGTATGACGGTTCCTATCACAGCGTGGACTCGTCAGAAATGGCATTTAAGCTTGCGGCACATCTTGCTTTCAAGAAAGGCGCTGAGATGGCCAACGCGGTATTGATGGAACCGGTCGTTGAGGCCGAGGTCAAGGTTCCTGAAGCATTCATGGGTGATGTCATCGGAGATTTGAACTCCAAACGCGGCAAGGTCCTTGGCATGGAACCCGACGGCAAATGCCAGGTGATTAAAGCCCATGTGCCCCAATCCGAAATGATGCGTTATTCCATTGACCTCAAAGCTATGACCCAGGGAAGAGGCACGTTCACGACCAAGTTCATCGGGTACGAGGAAGTTCCGGCAAGATTATCCGACGCGCTGGTCGCCCAGCTCAAGAAAGAGCACCAGCATCACGAGTAACGCTGAATGCACGAATAAAGCTGAATGATTGTAGGTAAGCTAAAGCCGCTGACGAATGATTTTGTCAGCGGTTTCTTGTCGTTTGCCGTGCCAACATCTCCGCAGAGGATAAGACCTGCAGCAAGTTAACTCATAGTTAACTTTTTTTATAATTGTTAACGACGATTCCGTTGAGTAAAAAAAATAAGCAGACTATAATGAACTTGAAAATCAAAACTTAAGAATTGAAAATGAGGTAAGACCTATGACCAAAATCAACATTGGCAAAATGATTGCAGCCCGAAGAAAAGAAAAAAGGCTCACCCAGGAAGAACTGGCCGAATACCTTGGGGTATCCAAACCGGCGGTTTCCAAGTGGGAATCAGGGCAAAGCTATCCGGATATTATGCTTTTGCCTATATTGGCGGCCTTCTTCAACGTAAGCGTTGATGAGCTTCTGGGGTATGAAGCTCAAATGACAAGGGAGGATATAAGAAAACTGTACCGCAGACTGGCAAATGCTTTTGCTGCTGAGCCCTTTGACCAAACCTACGCCGAATGCCTGGCGACTATCAAGAAGTATCATTCGTGCTGGAATCTGGTTTATTCCATCGCGCAGCTGCTGGTTAACCACGCACCGCTTGCCGGCGGACCAGACCGGATGAACGACGTTTTGCGGGAAGCCTCGGGATATTTTGAGTGTGTGGAAAAGAACAGCGGCGACGCGGCACTGGCCAGAGAGGCGC from Dehalobacter sp. carries:
- a CDS encoding elongation factor G gives rise to the protein MKSYDTKSIRNICLVGHGGSGKTSLVEAMLFNAGVTNRIGKVNDGNTVSDYLQEEVQRHISISTSLIPIEHKDVKVNVLDTPGYSDFIGEVISALRVVETSVFVISGVDGLEVQAEIIWDLVEEKQIPKIIFINKLDRENANAEKVLDQLKSTYSNTRFVQMQIPIGKEAGFEGVVGLFQTDIPDQYTDDIAVLKEALAEAAAEADDDILMKYLDGESLNDEELKTITAKGLAQNMIVPVLFGSVEKNLGVKEFIQFLADNVPAPTPIDKKAALVFKTLADPYLGKMTFFKAYGGMFTSETVVYNANREVEEKLGQLFYLRGKNQDNTASVQAGDIAVVAKLQETKTGDTFTTKEKGIQLNGIEFPKPALSLSVKPKSKGDEDKLGSALARLVDEDPTISVGKNTETKQTILSGLGEMQLDIVGEKLARKFGVAVETEVPKVPYRETIKKLVQVEGKHKKQSGGHGQYGHVWIKMQPNPEKDFEFKEEVFGGAVPRNYFPAVEKGLREAVADGFLAGYPMTNVKFTLYDGSYHSVDSSEMAFKLAAHLAFKKGAEMANAVLMEPVVEAEVKVPEAFMGDVIGDLNSKRGKVLGMEPDGKCQVIKAHVPQSEMMRYSIDLKAMTQGRGTFTTKFIGYEEVPARLSDALVAQLKKEHQHHE